Below is a genomic region from Neorhizobium galegae.
GGTACCGATGAAGCCGTCGATCTTGTTCTTCTTGAACAGGAAGGAGACGCCGTCGACGTTCGACTTCACGGTCGCGTCCTTGTGAGCCATCATCTTTTCGAGATTGAGTTTTGGCGCGGAGACCTCGACGCCGAGCGCATCCATGCCGTGGGCGGCGTGAGCGAACATCTCGGAGGCGTGCAGCAGCGCCTTGGAGGGGATGCAGCCGATGTTGAGGCAGGTCCCGCCATAGGTGGCGCGCTTTTCCACGACCGCGACCTTGAGGCCGAGCTGGGCGGCCTTCACCGCGCAGACGTAACCGCCGGGGCCGCTTCCGATGACGACGACATCATAAGCCATAGTTCTTTTTCCTTCTCTTCATCTCTTAGCGCCCGCCGCTCACGTCGAGTATGGCGCCGGTTACGTAGGAAGCCGCTGGCGACAGAAAATAGAGGACGGCATCCGCCACTTCTTCCGCCCTGCCCGGCCGTTGCATGGGAACGCTGGACGCCATATCGCGCGCCCGGTCCGGCAGGCCGCCGGACGCGTGGATATCGGTGTCGATAATGCCCGGGCGGATCGCATTGACGCGCACGCCTTCGGTCGCGACTTCGCGCGCCAGGCCAATGGTCAGCGTGTCGATCGCCGCCTTCGAAGCTGCGTAATCGACATATTGTCCCGGAGAGCCCAGCTTGGCAGCCATCGACGAGATATTGACGATCGCGCCACCCTTGCCGCCGTGTTTCGTCGACATGCGGCGCACCGCCTCTCCGGCACACAGGATCGAACCGGTGACATTGACCCGCATCATTCGCTCGATGCGTTCGGCGCTCATCTCGTCGATGCGCTGCGGCATGTCGACGATCCCGGCATTGTTGACCAGCCCGTCCAGCCGCCCGAAATGCCGATCGACCGCCTCGAACATCGACACGATCTCGGCGGCATTGCCGACGTCCGCCTGAACCGTGATCGCCTCGCCGCCGGCGGCCTCGATTTCCGAAACCACCTTTTCGGCTGCCTTCCGATTGGATGCGTAGTTCACCGCCACGCGCCAACCACGGCTGGCGGCCATGAGCGAGACCGCCGCACCGATGCCGCGGCTTCCGCCGGTCACCAGAAGAACAGGGTTTTCGCTCATGCCTTGCATTCCTTGAACTCGTAAAGGTCCCAGGGGACCTGTTTCAGACCGCTCTTGCCCCACAGCGTCGAATGTCGGATCGACGGGCCGAAACCCGGCATCAGGATCGCGTCCGGCGCCGGGGTATTCGCCGCGCCCAATATGTCGATATGGCCGGTCGCCACATCAAGGGCATAGGGCACGCCGGTCCAGACGGTGCAGGCCCAGAAGTTCGGCGCCGGTCGCATCACCCTGCGGGCAGTTGTTCGTCACCATGCCGCCCGGGCGCTTGGATTCCTCGTCGTACATCACGTTGCCGTCGAGCTTCAGCTTGGCCCCGGTGATCGTGAAGAGATGGCTGACCACGGCTGCATCCGAACCGACCGGCTTGAAGGCGAGCACCGTTCCGGCAGTAGTCTCCACGAACACGGCCTTCTCGATCGCGCATCGCTCGGCGGCAACTGCCATGCCCGGCGCCAGGCACAAAATCGGAAGCCATGTCTTGAAGGATGCGATCATGGCATCACCGGAACAGCGCGATGGTCATGGCGAGAAGCCCGATCAGGCTCACCGTCCAGACGACGGACCGGATATAGGGCACGCCGCCCATGTAGAGCGGGATATAGACGACCCGGGCGACCAGCCAGATCCAGCCGCCGATCAGCCCCCAGCCGGACGCATCGTCTCCCGCAAAGGCAACGCCGAGCAGCAGGCCGACGAACGCCGGATAGGTCTCCTGGAAATTCTTCGAGGCACGGGCGGCACGCCCCGCGAACCTGCCCTTCGGTGCCAGCCCCGCGTCCCGCGGTCCGGCATTCCACTCCGAGCCGAGTTCGCGGGTCGAAAGCATGCCCTGCAGCAGGACATGGAAGACCAGCAGGACAACGCTCAAGGCCAGCAGCGTCATGTATGGCGTTGCGGTGACCCCGAGCGTTTCCATAGGTCCGTTCCCGTCTTAGAGATCGAGAACCAGGCGTTCCGGATCTTCGAGGCTTTCCTTGACGCGCACCAGGAAGGTCACGGCTTCCTTGCCGTCCACCATGCGGTGGTCGTAGGAGAGCGCCAGATACATCATCGGGCGGATGACGATCTGGCCGCCGATGACGACCGGACGGTCCTGGATCTTGTGCATGCCGAGAATGCCGGACTGCGGCGCGTTGAGGATCGGCGAGGACATCAGCGAACCGTAGACGCCGCCGTTCGAGATGGTAAACGTGCCGCCCTGCATGTCGGCCATGGAGAGCTGGCCGTCGCGGGCGAGCTTGCCGAGGCGGCCGATATCCTTCTCGATTTCGGCGATCGACATCTGGTCGGCATTGCGCACAACCGGAACCACGAGGCCCTTGTCGGTGCCGACGGCGACGCCGACATGGCAATACTGCTTGTAGATGATGTCGGTGCCATCGATCTCGGCGTTGACGGCCGGCAGTTCCTTCAGCGCGTGGGTGACGGCCTTGGTGAAGAAGCCCATAAAGCCGAGCTTCACGCCATGCTTCTTCTCGAACACGTCCTTGTAGCGGTTGCGCAGGTCCATGACCGCCTTCATGTCCACCTCGTTATAGGTGGTCAGCATGGCGGCGGTGTTCTGCGCGTCCTTGAGGCGGCGGGCGATCGTCTGGCGCAGGCGCGTCATCTTCACGCGCTCTTCGCGGGATGCGTCGTCAGCCGAGGAAACCGGGCGCGGTGCCGCCGGAGCGGCAGGGGCGGCAGCCGGAGCGGAAATGCCCTTGGCGACCGCAGCGATCACGTCGCCCTTGAGGACCTGGCCACGCTTGCCCGAACCATCGATATCGGCAGTCGAGATGTTGCTGTCCGCAGCGATCTTGGCGGCAGCCGGAGCCGGCGGCATCGAGGTGGCGGCAGCGGCGACCGGCGCCGGAGCAGCCGGTTCGGCAGCCTTGGCCGGTGCGGCTTCGGCAGGCTTTGCAGCCGGAGCTGCGGTCGCGGCACCTGCCGCACCTGCGGCGATCTGGCCGAGCAGGGCGCCGAGACCGACGGTCTCGCCGTTGGCGGCGACAATCTCGGTCAGAACGCCTGCAGCCGGCGACGGAACCTCGACGGTCACCTTGTCCGTTTCGAGCTCGAGAAGCGGCTCGTCGGCCTTGACCGTGTCGCCGACCTTCTTGAACCAGGTGCCGACGGTTGCCTCGCTGACGGATTCTCCCAGAGTGGGGACGCGGATTTCGGTGGCCATGATCTGTTTCCGTGTTTGTCAGGTTGTGTCTGTGAAAAGTGGAGGAGCGGCTGGGAATCAGCCGCCGAGCGCATCTTCGAGGAAGGCTTCGAGCTGTGCGAGATGCTTCGACAT
It encodes:
- a CDS encoding SDR family oxidoreductase, which gives rise to MSENPVLLVTGGSRGIGAAVSLMAASRGWRVAVNYASNRKAAEKVVSEIEAAGGEAITVQADVGNAAEIVSMFEAVDRHFGRLDGLVNNAGIVDMPQRIDEMSAERIERMMRVNVTGSILCAGEAVRRMSTKHGGKGGAIVNISSMAAKLGSPGQYVDYAASKAAIDTLTIGLAREVATEGVRVNAIRPGIIDTDIHASGGLPDRARDMASSVPMQRPGRAEEVADAVLYFLSPAASYVTGAILDVSGGR
- the odhB gene encoding 2-oxoglutarate dehydrogenase complex dihydrolipoyllysine-residue succinyltransferase, coding for MATEIRVPTLGESVSEATVGTWFKKVGDTVKADEPLLELETDKVTVEVPSPAAGVLTEIVAANGETVGLGALLGQIAAGAAGAATAAPAAKPAEAAPAKAAEPAAPAPVAAAATSMPPAPAAAKIAADSNISTADIDGSGKRGQVLKGDVIAAVAKGISAPAAAPAAPAAPRPVSSADDASREERVKMTRLRQTIARRLKDAQNTAAMLTTYNEVDMKAVMDLRNRYKDVFEKKHGVKLGFMGFFTKAVTHALKELPAVNAEIDGTDIIYKQYCHVGVAVGTDKGLVVPVVRNADQMSIAEIEKDIGRLGKLARDGQLSMADMQGGTFTISNGGVYGSLMSSPILNAPQSGILGMHKIQDRPVVIGGQIVIRPMMYLALSYDHRMVDGKEAVTFLVRVKESLEDPERLVLDL
- a CDS encoding MAPEG family protein — translated: METLGVTATPYMTLLALSVVLLVFHVLLQGMLSTRELGSEWNAGPRDAGLAPKGRFAGRAARASKNFQETYPAFVGLLLGVAFAGDDASGWGLIGGWIWLVARVVYIPLYMGGVPYIRSVVWTVSLIGLLAMTIALFR